ATATTAATGGCAAAAATATTTGCGTCTTACAGATGTGAACTGAAACCAGTAATGACGTGGTGTCTGGCCAGATCGCCGGGTGCCATGGCAAAACGAAGTGCAAATCCCTGCTGGATTTTAAAATGATTTTGTGCAAAAAATAAATGCAAATAAATTAAAAGCAAAAAATAAATGCATTTTTGTTGTCCCTAATAAAAGCAGTGAAATACTTCAAATCGAAGTCAATAAAGCAGTTTTTCTAATGGTTTTGCCCTATGCAAACCAGAAGATCATTGGTACTGTGCTGGCCGGTTTATTCGGACCGGCAGGAACTGAAAAAAGGAATTGGCCACTCAGGCGCTCCGACAGGAGTCCCCTTTGGCGGCTTTCCTGTCACTATCAGCTCGAAGAGGAATAACAATGAAGCACCCGATTTCCACCGCGATTGCCCTGACCGCCTCCCTGCTGGGAAGCGCCCTGGTCAGCACTCAGGCGCGTGCCGAAGAGCACTTCATCAACATCGGTACCGGCGGCCAGACCGGCGTCTACTACGTTGTTGGCCAGTCCATCTGCCGTATGCTCAATCAGGGCACCACCAGCCACGGCATTCACTGTAATGCCCCTTCTACCGGTGGTTCCGTTGCCAACGTGAATGGCCTGAAAGGCAAGTCGCTGGACATGGGCGTCGTACAGTCTGACGTGCAGTACAACGCATTCCACGGCACCGGCAAATTTGCCGATCAGGGCGCTGATGAGCACCTGCGTGCCCTGTTCTCCATGCATGCCGAGCCGCTGACCGTGGTTGCCCGTGCTGATGCTGGCATCAACACCCTGGCTGACCTGAAAGGCAAGCGCGTCAACATCGGTAACCCCGGTTCTGGCCAGCGTGCCACCATGGAAGCCGTGATGGGCGCTGAAGGCTGGACCAAGGAGTCGTTCTCTCTGGCTTCTGAGCTGGATGCCAACGAGCAGTCCTCTGCCCTGAGCGACAACAACATCGACGCCATGGTGTATGTGGTTGGTCACCCCAACGGTTCCATCCAGGAAGCCACTACCACCACCGAAGCCAAGCTGATTCCGGTGGAAGGCGCTGAAATCGATGCGCTGGTAGCCAAGTTCCCCTACTACGCCAAAGCCGTGATCCCCGGTGGTCTGTACCGCGGTAACGATCAGGACGTGAACACCTTCGGTGTGCGCGCCACGGTCATGACCACCGATGCTGAAGACGAAGAAGTGGTTTACCAGACCGTGAAATCGATCTTTGAAAACTTCAGCCGCTTCAAGCGTCTGCACCCTGCGTTCGCTAACCTGAACGAGAAGGACATGGTCAGCCAGGGGCTGTCCGTTCCTCTGCACCCCGGTGCTGCGCGTTATTACAAGGAGCGCGGCTGGCTGTAATGCCTGCCGCCGGTCTGTCATCTGGCAGACCGGCCGTCAGCCACCAGCGTAAAACGGGCAGCCTGCAAGGCTGCCCTTGTCGTTTCTTGCGTTCCTGCTTGTTCGGACTCTGCCTATGACCTCACCCGTCGCTCATCAAGACGCCAAAGACGTACTGGAGGACATGGTTGCCTCCAATGACACCGGCGCCCGTTCCCCCGCGGGAATGGCCAAACCCCTGCTGCTGGGGATAGCTGCTCTGTGGTCGTTGTTCCAGCTGTGGCTGGCCTCGCCCCTGCCCTATGTGTTCGGTTTTGGCGTGTTCAGCGCCACCGAGGCACGCTCGATTCACCTGGCCTTCGCCCTGCTGCTGACCTTCCTCGCCTACCCGGCGTTCAAGACCTCACCCCGTGACCGTATTCCTGCCCTGGACTGGCTGCTGGCTATCGTTGCCATGCTGGCCGGGCTGTATATCTACATGTTCTATGAGCAGCTGGCGGGTCGCCCCGGTCAGCCGATTCTGCAGGACGTACTGGTCGGCGTGGCCGGTATGCTGCTGTTGCTGGAAGCCACCCGCCGGACCCTCGGCCCACCGCTGATGATCGTGGCGCTGGTCTTCATCGTTTATTCCCTGGCAGGCAAGTACATGCCCGGCATGCTGGCCCACCGCGGTGTCAGTCTGGATGCCCTGATCAACCATCAGTGGCTGACCACACAGGGCGTTTTCGGTATTGCTCTGGGGGTTTCCACCAGCTTTGTGTTCCTGTTTGTGCTGTTCGGTGCTCTGCTGGAAAGCGCCGGTGCCGGTAACTACTTCATCAAGGTGGCCTTCTCCATGCTGGGTCATCTGCGTGGTGGCCCCGCCAAGGCGGCGGTGGTGTCTTCTGGTCTGACCGGGCTGATTTCCGGCTCCTCCATTGCCAACGTGGTCACCACAGGCACCTTCACTATCCCGCTGATGAAGCGTGTCGGCTTTAGCGCGTCACAGGCCGGTGCAGTAGAAGTAGCCGCCTCGGTCAATGGTCAGATCATGCCCCCGGTGATGGGCGCTGCTGCCTTCCTGATGGTGGAATACGTCGGCATTCCCTATGTTGAAGTCATTCGTCATGCCTTCCTGCCGGCCATCATTTCCTACATTGCACTGCTCTATATCGTTCATCTGGAAGCGCTGAAAGCCGGTATGACCGGTCTGCCCAGCAGCAATCCGCAACGTCCGTTGCTGCGCAAACTGTTTGGCTTCGTTACCGGCGTAGTGATGCTGATTGTTGCCTCCGGTGTGGTCTATTACGGTCTGGGCTGGATGAAGCCGGCACTGGGAGAGGCGGCGCCCTGGGTGATCAGCGTGCTGCTGGCCGTGGTGTATCTGGGTCTGCTGAAGCTGGGCTCGGGCTATCCTGAGCTGGAAATGGATGATCCCAATCAGCCTGTGGTCAAGCTGCCGCAAACCCGCCCGACCGTGATGGTGGGCCTGCACTATCTGCTGCCGGTAGTGGTACTGGTGTGGTGCCTGATGGTCGAGCGCCTGTCCCCCGGTCTGTCCGCCTTCTGGGCTACCGTCTTCCTGATCTGCATCATGCTGACCCAGCGCCCGCTGATTGCCATGATGCGTGGCCGCAGCGAGCTGAAGGCGGACGTCATGCATGGCGTCAACGATGTGTGGGAAGGTCTGGTGGCCGGTGCCCGTAACATGATTGGCATCGGTATCGCGACCGCCACCGCCGGTATCGTCGTCGGTGCGGTGTCGCAGACCGGCGTGGGTCTGGTGCTGGCCGATCTGGTCGAATACCTGTCCATGGGCAACCTGCTGCTGATGCTGGTACTGACTGCCGTCCTGAGTCTGATTCTGGGCATGGGCCTGCCCACTACGGCCAACTACATTGTGGTTTCGGCCCTGCTGGCGCCGGTAATCGTTGAGCTGGGCCAGCAGAGTGGTCTGGTGGTCCCGCTGATCGCCGTGCACCTGTTCGTGTTCTACTTCGGCATCATGGCCGACGTGACCCCGCCGGTAGGGCTGGCGTCCTTTGCCGCAGCGGCCATTTCCGGTGATGATCCGATGCGTACCGGCGTGCAGGCGTTTCTCTACAGCCTGCGTACGGCCGCGCTGCCGTTCCTGTTCATCTTCAACACCGACCTGCTGCTGATCGACGTGACCTTCTGGCACGGCGTGCTGATCTTTATCGTCTCTACTGTGGCGATGCTGATCTTTGCTGCCGCCACTCAGGGCTGGTTTATGGCACGCAGCCGCTGGTATGAGAGCCTGCTGCTGTTGCTGGTGGCCTTCAGTCTGTTCCGTCCCGGTTTCTGGATGGACATGCTGCATGACCCCTATCAGGAGATTGCCCCCAGCCAGTTTGCCCAGAGCTATGAACAGTCAGATAAAGACAGTGATCTGCGCGTGCGTATTGAGGGCATGAATGCCTTTGGCAAGCATGTCAGCAAAGTGGTACTGGTGCCGGTGGTGGATGCCAAGCCCGGTAAGACCCGTATGCAGACCCTGGGTCTGGAGTTGCTGCAGGACGGCGACAAGGTCACGGTCGACATGGTCGATATGGGCAGTGTCGCGGCGGATCTGGGCTTTGACTTCGATCAGCAGATCGTCAGCGTCAAAGCACCGGTTGAGCGCTGGGCCAAGGAGTGGATGTGGCTGCCTGCACTGGCACTGTTGCTGCTGGTGATCGGTATGCAATGGCCACGGCGTCAGGCAGGCAGTCGCGGCCGTAACGCCGGGCTGCGCGCTGAAGCATCCTGACCGTCAGGCGTGTGCC
This Pokkaliibacter sp. MBI-7 DNA region includes the following protein-coding sequences:
- a CDS encoding TAXI family TRAP transporter solute-binding subunit; its protein translation is MKHPISTAIALTASLLGSALVSTQARAEEHFINIGTGGQTGVYYVVGQSICRMLNQGTTSHGIHCNAPSTGGSVANVNGLKGKSLDMGVVQSDVQYNAFHGTGKFADQGADEHLRALFSMHAEPLTVVARADAGINTLADLKGKRVNIGNPGSGQRATMEAVMGAEGWTKESFSLASELDANEQSSALSDNNIDAMVYVVGHPNGSIQEATTTTEAKLIPVEGAEIDALVAKFPYYAKAVIPGGLYRGNDQDVNTFGVRATVMTTDAEDEEVVYQTVKSIFENFSRFKRLHPAFANLNEKDMVSQGLSVPLHPGAARYYKERGWL
- a CDS encoding TRAP transporter permease, with amino-acid sequence MTSPVAHQDAKDVLEDMVASNDTGARSPAGMAKPLLLGIAALWSLFQLWLASPLPYVFGFGVFSATEARSIHLAFALLLTFLAYPAFKTSPRDRIPALDWLLAIVAMLAGLYIYMFYEQLAGRPGQPILQDVLVGVAGMLLLLEATRRTLGPPLMIVALVFIVYSLAGKYMPGMLAHRGVSLDALINHQWLTTQGVFGIALGVSTSFVFLFVLFGALLESAGAGNYFIKVAFSMLGHLRGGPAKAAVVSSGLTGLISGSSIANVVTTGTFTIPLMKRVGFSASQAGAVEVAASVNGQIMPPVMGAAAFLMVEYVGIPYVEVIRHAFLPAIISYIALLYIVHLEALKAGMTGLPSSNPQRPLLRKLFGFVTGVVMLIVASGVVYYGLGWMKPALGEAAPWVISVLLAVVYLGLLKLGSGYPELEMDDPNQPVVKLPQTRPTVMVGLHYLLPVVVLVWCLMVERLSPGLSAFWATVFLICIMLTQRPLIAMMRGRSELKADVMHGVNDVWEGLVAGARNMIGIGIATATAGIVVGAVSQTGVGLVLADLVEYLSMGNLLLMLVLTAVLSLILGMGLPTTANYIVVSALLAPVIVELGQQSGLVVPLIAVHLFVFYFGIMADVTPPVGLASFAAAAISGDDPMRTGVQAFLYSLRTAALPFLFIFNTDLLLIDVTFWHGVLIFIVSTVAMLIFAAATQGWFMARSRWYESLLLLLVAFSLFRPGFWMDMLHDPYQEIAPSQFAQSYEQSDKDSDLRVRIEGMNAFGKHVSKVVLVPVVDAKPGKTRMQTLGLELLQDGDKVTVDMVDMGSVAADLGFDFDQQIVSVKAPVERWAKEWMWLPALALLLLVIGMQWPRRQAGSRGRNAGLRAEAS